The Tubulanus polymorphus chromosome 3, tnTubPoly1.2, whole genome shotgun sequence nucleotide sequence AAAAACGACATTCAACAAATTTCCTTTACCGTAACTTATAATAAGAAACGCCGCAGTTGTTCCGAAGATAAATGCAGATTTAAATGGTCGTGACTATATCAATGTTTTACTCGTTGACGTTTGGGGTCATTCTCGTAAAACTCCTCCGCCTATCCTGAAGAATCTTTTCATTCAGagtattagatgaattagaaaagaACTTCTCTATTACTTCAATGTTGAATCCTATCGTTTAATAATCTGCTAAACTATTACGCGTGATTTATGGTTCACGGAAAATATCTGTTCAGcgctttttgaaaaatagcaCGTGTATGCCCGGCCCTTACTGCACAGTTTGTGCGAAAACAGCTTTAtatgaaaacaacaaaaatcgAATAATACTCTTTGATATTAATCGAATGAAATTCTAagaaattctttgaaaaatgttcaaaagttttcatttcataaatttaGGGGTTCACCATCCGCGGCCGCTTTGGGGGCGAGGCTGATCTGCAACAAAATTCCCGGTATGACGCATAAACAAAGAGCTATCTGTCAAAATCATCCAGACGCTTTAGTGGCTATCGGACGCGGCGCTAAGTCAGCCATCATAGAATGTCAGAATCAATTTAAGGGTCATCGCTGGAACTGCACGATAAAAGAAGATGATTGGATGTTTGGACACATTTTACCTCTGGGTaagtttcaaatcaaaagttCGAAAAAATGTAACGAACGATTTTTCAAAGAATTCCAGATCACTGTTTGAAGGTGTTCTTTTCATGTGACttgttttgatttaattcGAAATATTGTCTAGTGCTTTTTGAAGTAACTTTGCACCCGAAATAGCGCTCCGCGGATCAAAGCCGATCCTTCTCAATTGATATAATGTCTGTCTCTTGTATTTCGTCGGAGGTTCCACACTTTCTAGCGTTTCAAGTCACATTTTTGGCATTGTAAAGTAGTCGGTGATTTTGTCGTAATCCTCATTAATCATCCGCTGTCATTCAACCTTGTCTAAAAGTTGTACACATGAAAAGATATATCCAAAAACTACTTCATCAAAGGcgggttttattttttgaagTATATAACAATGGGTAGGGATTACTTCATGGCCATGTGTATCACCTCGACATGTCTGGAAGGTATAAGACCCAGTCGAAATATCAAGGTTTTTTCAACGtaatttttgaatatgaatttctttttcgaatTGCTTAGCGCGGAAATTGATTCGTTTTCAAAGATTATGAATTCAGAATCATTTTTACACTTGCTCGAAATAAACAAGTATGAAGATTCAGATTTTACTTTTCCGTTATCTGCGAAAAAGCATCGTTATaagttaaaaacaaaatacgcGTAGAATGCTAGATTATGATAGCAGTTACTTTTAATTGGGGCCTCCCTGCACGCTAAGTTCGGTTTAGTAGTGCGGCCAACATACGCGTTCCAAAACGTCGTATTGTCCACGTTCATAATTCACGATTCCAGCCAGACCGAAAGGTGTTTAAAATGTCAAGCTATAAAAAGACATCAATCAAACCATCAAAAAGTGATTAGATCGAAATGGTCGTGAATCCGCGAAGTGTCATTAGATAATCATTAGAGTTCAGAGTGCTATTTATACGGACACGATCCCACAATTCACTCTCGGCGCATTAATTTACAATGAATATTCACTTTGCTTGTACGAATTTGACTTCAAGTGTCAATATTTATGATTGTCGAGTTAAGCTGTTTCTTAAGCGCTTTACAAATCGGTGCGAATCAAAAGTTTAACTAATAAAACGAATCAACTATAAAAGCATCGCCGTTACATTTACCGATAAACACATAGTACATCTTCATAAACTAATAAGGTCACAGCGCCAGTTTGATATGTGTTCATAATCGACAATCTTTCTTCGTATACGAATCATGAAAATAGATCAACGAAAGATCAATTTTTTGATAAGAAGACGATACATTTTACAAATCGAAATATTGGGTCTATATATTCGAATCTTTATACCAATGAATCGGGTAAACATGTAAAAGCTTGTTATTCGCTACAACTCAAGGTTGAATAATATACGTTTTTGCGACTTTTATCGTTGAATTTACAAGCGTCGTACGCCACATGCAGTATTTACGATGGAATAATTTTACTATAAACATGTCAAACAACAATAACCTGAGAATAATTCTGATCTCATAAATCGCACCCTGTGACCTCTTTCCCAGGTAGTTTTTGAACTTTGGTCgttaaattgtaaattttacgATGCTTAGAGCCATAACTCCCATCCTATACAAAACTATTTAAACAGTTATGTATTTAAGATCTGCTAAACTATTGATATAATTTGACagacaatgatttaaatgatatttctttgAATTGTCAAAAAATGTGTTTACCGGTCTCATCGTAAAATCGTcttctttctttttaaaatgagatgttattattttgtatttgtagcGAGTCGAGAAGCGGCTTTTACGAATGCTATCAGTTCTGCGGGTATAACATACGCCATTACGCAAGCATGTAGCATGGGTAACTTGAGTCACTGCGGTTGTGACAGAAGCAAGATGGAGGGCCGTCTATCGCCGAATAGTGAGTGGAAATGGGGCGGGTGCAGCGTGGATATCAAACAAGGAATTAAATTCTCAAAGTGGTTTGTCGACGCTCGGGAAAGAAACGGAGATCCGAGAGCTCTAATGAATTTACACAATAACTGTGCCGGAAGACAGGTTCGTCCGTATTTATGTCTATAGTGTTCTAATTCAAATACGTTTTTCCCACTGCGAGCGATTATGCAAGAAAAAGATATCGCGTATAGATATATGATTTCCAGTGAAAGACTTGTTTACAATTATTCTTTgcaaatttgatattattgaCTTCATAAAATGATATTGTTTCGAACTTTTCAGGCAGTGAAAAAGACAATGAGACGTGATTGTAAATGTCATGGTCCTTCCGGTTCGTGTAGTATAAAAACGTGTTGGCTGAGTTTGCCATCTTTCCGGAAAATAGGCTCCCACCTAATGGACCGATACTGGAACGCGAAGGAAGTTGAACCACACGTGAATAAAAAACGGCCTCATAAGCCGCTGACTTTAAAACTGAAACGTGTCGTCAAAGTGCCGAAGAAACAACGTCGAAGACGCCGACCGAGAAGAACCGATTTGGTCTACTTGGAAAGCTCGCCGAATTATTGCGAAAGGGACATGTCAGTTCTGTCCCCGGGCACTAGGGGGCGCCAGTGTAATCGTAGTTCGAATAATAAAATGAACAGTTGTCATTTGTTGTGTTGCGATCGAGGATATAATACACATCAGTACACACGAACTTGGCAGTGTAACTGTAAGTTTATTTGGTGCTGCGATGTCACGTGTCAAATTTGTCGTCAAGAAACTGAAATTTACACCTGTAAATagttaaattcaaaatcttaCAGGACTCCCTCGTGGCAATCTTTAATGTTCAGCTCTTATTAggatattcaaatttccacaGAACAGGACCGTTTGAGAGTGGATTTGATTGGTTGAATATCACGTTATGTGTCACATGCGCAATCATTCTCCACAGTGATTGGATGAATTCGTTCGGACACAGCGCCATCTATGGACCTATTTGGATTTCGAATAAATCTTCAATGTCGTGctttattcattcaaatttcaacaTCGATCGTATATAAAATGGATGTAACACATAAATGCATTCAGCAAGATTATTTCTACTTTACTTCGATAAAGCTTATAATCCTTTTTTCActctgaaaaatgtaaatatatacctCAATGTAAAATGTGTAAGAAATGTAATTGTCCGTATGCCATTCTTAATGtttcaaacaattttttctGAAACAGGGGACGAGAGACTTCAACGAACTTGGCctggttgctcaaaagttggtcaaaGTTTACCATCGGATTAATACCAAGGAGAATACAGTTATAGTCGTTATTGTGTCAGTTATCCACTGGGTAGCTTTAACCAATTTTCTAGCAACTGGTCCCTGGACTTAACTTCAGACTGGGTTGATATAAAGGCGAATTTTGGATTTCGTACTTAGTCGACTAAGTGGCCGAAGCTAATAATCGAACGCACTCGGTCCTGACAGCGTCGACCATCATGGAACTGTCCAAACTACAGCGACCGTGCTCAGTCGCGTGGTTCGCTATTTCCGGACTATAGTTGCAACTGACATTCGTTTTCGCTGAGTTTGCAAATAGTCGACtgcgataaccgaagttcgcctAAATGACACACGGTTCCGGGTTTGGCAGCATTTATTCGCAGAAACCCATCAGCGGTCCAGCGtctatctctctctccgcGCCGTGAACGTCTAACGGAGAATAGAAACTGCGATGATCGATGTAGATATGTCTGAAGGTTGGCACTTTGATTTAATTCAGATCAAtcgaaaaatgatgaattatccGAGCAGTGAATTATTCGTCAAGAAAATTATAACAATCGTCGACAGCCGGTTGACGAAATAGACACAAATTTATCCATTCTGAAGCCGTATATGAATTTAATGTCATTAATCAAGATCTGCCTCATTAATCACTCGGAAACGTTAGAACCCGACTGACAATCATTGTCAGAGTCAGAGACAATCACCAATATCCTGTCTTCCGGGGCTGTGACTCACACGATCAATACGAACAGTCAAAACTTTTAGATGAGTTCCCGAGTGAGAAACTGTTCGACTGAAGGCGAACTTAATGTGAACACGAATGAAACGAAATGGAAGCAATACGAATATACGTAATATGTATTATTTAAGTGAGCGGCAAAAATTGAAACCAACCATATTAtctcaaaaatgattttattaacgattacaataaagatttgaagaaataatgtATCGTATCCACGggaatgataattttttcaggCGGTCTGGTTAAATTTGGAAGATTGGCACTAGATTTTAGAAAAACCATTTATAACGAAGCGCATATGAGTGGCATAGAAGCACACATTAATCACGGTCATGAAATCTTTACTAGTTGAACACGATATATTGACAGGCCTGACAATACCCTACCACTGAACTAACTCTATCCTATACGTCTTGTCGTCAGAGACACCGACACAGTTCTTCTGACATCAGATGATTGATGGCATTCTTTAGTTATTCACGTTTTTGTGCGCGCGTCTCTCGTTTGAAAGCcgaatgaaaaatttaaaaaaaaaagaaaagaaaaagacgCTTTCTCATCCAGGATATTCATCGTATGTGGATTCAGAAACTCATCCGCTAATAAACACCAATTTTTTACTTTATACATTTAGACATCATAACAATTGCCCGCGTTGAGCGTCGTGCTCAATTCTACTGCATGGATTGTGTTCTTTCGAAATAAGTATGAATTATAAGATACGAATTCAGCGAAATCATTACCACGATAGTACAAAAAGAAGTGTTCGCCAAAAAAGATATGATTCATATATTGCACATTTCATTACAATTAATTActgaaatttaatataaaaaacATGTTTATTGTCATTCACGTCCTGCATCCGGGTCACTTGCATCTGACGGCgatgataatgaattttgaGCCATTAGTTCGGTATTCAGCGACCACACGGAAGGCCTGTAGTATTTTCTAGTCACCGGATAGTCACTCGTGCGCTTCAGAATTTTGTCGAGATTCTTTGATTCGTTGCTGTGACTGAGATGGATACAGCATCTATAACCGATGAACGCTATTGCTAATGTCACGAACAATCCAGCGAATGTAGTTCCTAGACCGACTTTCAATGTATTATCCATGTCCCAATCAATATCTTCTGTAAATCACCAAGGAGTAATATctcaatttatcaattatatatatactattaaTTCATTTGCATTATAATATATTATCTACAGTACAAACTGGGAAAGGTGCAACAAAAAGTcgtttttgaaaatacctttCTTCTTCGTACAATGTTGGCCTTCATCTTCCAACTTCCAACACTGACCGATGTCGTCACACTTCAACGTATCATTTATGCATATGTTGTCGTGACATGCGAATTGGTCCGGTTTACATGGCCCTGAAATATATCACCAATGTGCCATCTATACTAATCCGCTCGCAAACGAAGTTAAGTTCTCTGGTGCCagaatataaaatctgatgtATATCATCAGAGTTTTCGCCATCTATAGGAAGCTATCGATGAAAAACCGATAAATACTTTACCTTCCTCGAAAGCGACGTACACAATTTCAAAACCAGTCGTTCCAGAGTTTTCGTCAGTGACGAAATGAATCATAACTTCGGATCGGGAGGATCGTGTTGTCAAAGGATTCAAATCGCCACAAAGATCGTTATTACTGATGAGACGTTGTGAAGACGTCAAACTGGGTCCATCGTATACCCGCAGGTAATCCACGCAAAGCCCGTTCCGCGCACTTTCCACACGGAACCGTCGGAAATGGAGAGCAATCCTTTTTCCCGGGGGTACTCTGATTTTAAGAGAACAGTCAAGATTATCCGGATAAGTCAAAGACAGACTGACCTCAATACGTCCAGTTTCACTCACTGGTATCTCTTTGTTACAGTTTTCCGTCAAGAAAGCTACAGGAAAGAGAAATAAGACATTTCAATCCGCGGATACCATGTACTGATTCAGTGCATCTGAATAATACTTACTAGATATTTGTAAGCCATAACTCGTAGTTGGATTACAGACATAAATAATGAACCACGAAAATAACTTCATGATCGTCACGATTCTCATTTTGTCACTTTATAATAACTCACGGCAGTCACTGCGGCGTTAACGGTAGAATCACATCTCAATaacattcagtaaaatttcgTGCTGTTGAATCTTGGCGACGGATTTTTTCTCAGCGTGACACTCGACTATACACGGCACGTATAGGCCTTATCAACGGTAATAATGCATGAACTCTACCGCATAAAACCAAAACTCGATATTTATCGGCAATAAACAATCAAATATTTGCTATCACCGATGGGCTTGCGAAACTGGTTCAAATTACCGAGATAAGAATTAAAGTGTGCCTCTAATGGATTTCCTTAGAGTAATTTTGTTCAAACCCCTGGGGTGTTGGGGAATTAGTCGAACTGGttcttcaattgaaaaatttccCTTAATATTAAGTTCAAACGATTTCAATTATAGAGAAGATATTCTGGTTTTTTGTATTCGAAGCCTTTGCGTGAGTTTATAACTAAATTATATACTTCCTCACGAAATGAGAAACTTCGTTAagaaaacgagaaaaaaagaaaatattcttgtatttattttattgttattatattgCAAtacaacatttcaaaaaaattacccTTTTCAGAGAAAACGtattaacatattatatatGTCATGTGAAAACTCAATGCTTCCAAAATGATATGctttatcagtaaaataccCTGCTTGGTGGATTGACGAGCAggaattttttcaatgagaACTTGATTTCGTTCCCTCAATCTCATACGAATGTTGCAAGTATTCGTGTATATTCTAAAATCACATACAGTCAGCCCCGATATAGGATTTATAGGTGTATAGAGAATATGGCTGTAGAGATCGGGGGAATTATAACTAGTTTCAAGACAAAAGTACACATGTTCAGTTCTCTGAAAAAACCTGATGTTAAGCGAGGATCGGATGACGGTCGATAGGGAGGCGGTAAATCGGGGAGTGACTGTAAAAGTGGGGGTCAAAAtgtgaaagtaaaaataatgtATATGGATAAAATTGATCCTCTAGCCTTAAAGTATTCGATATCTGATCGCATTCAAGAGTCTTATTGCCGTTAAATCGTAAAACAATTAGGAAAATAAAAGCCTCTAATTATTCTAGGCAGTgtttatgtatatgtatgtacgtaTGTTATCATATATGTTTTGATCgaattatttgtatatacgtaTTCCGTCACCTACGCGTAGATTTCCCAATATTCCCGTTTGACAACGTGTGTGTCTCTCCTTGTACCGCGATATGAAGTTATTTTCAGATTAAATATCACACAAAACATCGATTAATTCATCTCTTATACACATCGACACGAAAAGCGGTCATCTAATAAATATGAGATTTCGATTCGTTCGACTTTTCCTCTTCTATATACTCGTCTATTTGCTGCGAATACGCGTCTGTAGTGGCCCACGATTGTCGTTCTCCGCTACCGAATATCAGATAGGCGATACTACCCAAAACATTCACCCCGGCAGCAATAGCGAATACGATGCGCCATTCCGTTACCgactgaaaataatcatacaTTCATTAAACGCTATGCCATATTTCCAATTTAGACATAACGATATGCACATTATGTTCGCGTCACCTTATTGACGACGATATATCCAGCTAAAGTTGGACTGATTATACCGGAAACAACGGTCAAACAGTTGGACACACCCATAATCATACTGGCGTACTGTAAGATAAATCGGCGGATTATCAGTGATGATATTGAAGACAGGTGATAAATGAATGGGTTTATTAGGCTAAACTAAACACTCTGAGTGGTTGTTATATTATTTACTGTTGTGGCTCTTCTTGTGTTCGTGTTACCGAGAATTACCAGATACTCATTTTCGTACATCATTAAACATTTATAGTCGACAGTGACATCTAAGGAAATAGTAAGATGAACGTTACGTGATGAATTTCTACCTGAGGAGCTATATCCAGCGCGTTGACCGGGAAAGTCGGGTAAGACATGCCCAGAAATGCGAACGACACGTTCAGAAGTATCATGGCCGTTGCGTAACTTTGAGCGTACGTTGACCCGATTAAGAAGGTATTCATACCAACACAACCTGTCAAGTAAAGGTAACATTTAAAACCTTATAATACCTGTATCATGATACAAAAAGACTAATTACGCGGAACCGGTAGCTTAATTGGTAGACTAATCACGTTACGTATGGAGAACTTGCGTACGCAACCTACAGATGTTGGGCATCAAAGTCCAATACGGATTTTGAATATGATagaatttaatcaattacatATCGAATTTGTATCATACTTACACAATGTACAAaatagttttcttgttttagtTCTGGAGAGATATTCTCTTGAGATCAAAACATCGGCAACTTGACCACTCAGTATTCCCGTAATAAATAACACTATATACGGAAATGCGGATAACCATCCGGTCTGgaatagaatacaaaaatcaaatcagaAATCTTCCGTCAACCTCGATTTATGACAGGACTCGACAGCGAAACTGATTCTTTACCTTTTCGATTCTAAACTGGTACATATCTTCTAAATACGTGGGTAATGTGGTTAACATGAGATAATAACACCAGTACGTACACAAATCTAGAA carries:
- the LOC141902369 gene encoding protein Wnt-7b-like, which encodes MDWSRLILLTSSLLVVICSFLGNCLGSPSAAALGARLICNKIPGMTHKQRAICQNHPDALVAIGRGAKSAIIECQNQFKGHRWNCTIKEDDWMFGHILPLASREAAFTNAISSAGITYAITQACSMGNLSHCGCDRSKMEGRLSPNSEWKWGGCSVDIKQGIKFSKWFVDARERNGDPRALMNLHNNCAGRQAVKKTMRRDCKCHGPSGSCSIKTCWLSLPSFRKIGSHLMDRYWNAKEVEPHVNKKRPHKPLTLKLKRVVKVPKKQRRRRRPRRTDLVYLESSPNYCERDMSVLSPGTRGRQCNRSSNNKMNSCHLLCCDRGYNTHQYTRTWQCNCKFIWCCDVTCQICRQETEIYTCK
- the LOC141902458 gene encoding neuropilin and tolloid-like protein 1, whose translation is MRIVTIMKLFSWFIIYVCNPTTSYGLQISTFLTENCNKEIPVSETGRIEVSLSLTYPDNLDCSLKIRVPPGKRIALHFRRFRVESARNGLCVDYLRVYDGPSLTSSQRLISNNDLCGDLNPLTTRSSRSEVMIHFVTDENSGTTGFEIVYVAFEEGPCKPDQFACHDNICINDTLKCDDIGQCWKLEDEGQHCTKKKEDIDWDMDNTLKVGLGTTFAGLFVTLAIAFIGYRCCIHLSHSNESKNLDKILKRTSDYPVTRKYYRPSVWSLNTELMAQNSLSSPSDASDPDAGRE